Proteins from a genomic interval of Parcubacteria group bacterium:
- the grpE gene encoding nucleotide exchange factor GrpE produces the protein MTDEKKIEPARNASHSDAGGEEILEDIEDMKKADVTPKETDKRDIKKSIFKKAIKQESKEEESSDAKALADTYLLGWRRCLADFENYKKRQQESAKNIGGYIKEDMILQIIPVIDNFHSAIEHIPAEQKEVPWVVGVMYIQKQLEGILKEKGVTEMDTKVGDEFDPNLHEAITDNEAKEGEEKELKNKIKKVVVKGYKLGEKVIRAARVIVE, from the coding sequence ATGACGGACGAAAAAAAAATCGAACCTGCCCGCAATGCTTCGCATAGCGATGCAGGCGGGGAAGAAATTCTGGAAGATATTGAGGATATGAAAAAGGCGGATGTGACTCCGAAAGAGACTGATAAGCGGGATATAAAAAAAAGTATCTTTAAAAAGGCTATAAAGCAGGAGAGCAAGGAAGAAGAATCCTCCGACGCCAAGGCTCTGGCGGACACATATCTGTTGGGCTGGAGGAGGTGTTTGGCGGATTTTGAGAACTACAAAAAACGTCAACAAGAATCGGCCAAAAATATCGGGGGGTATATCAAGGAAGATATGATTTTACAGATTATTCCGGTAATTGATAATTTCCACAGTGCGATCGAGCACATCCCCGCCGAGCAAAAAGAAGTGCCTTGGGTGGTGGGGGTGATGTATATCCAAAAGCAGTTGGAAGGTATTTTGAAAGAAAAGGGTGTTACAGAAATGGACACGAAAGTGGGTGATGAATTTGATCCGAATCTGCATGAAGCGATTACTGATAATGAGGCCAAAGAAGGGGAGGAAAAAGAGCTAAAGAATAAGATTAAAAAAGTTGTAGTAAAGGGCTATAAATTAGGGGAAAAAGTGATCCGCGCGGCACGGGTGATCGTAGAATAG